The window ATAACAAGACTCACAGCGAGTCTTGTTATATTATTTAAAATACGTACTATATTTCTTGTATAGTTTTTGAAAGCTATCAAGATCAAAAGTTATAGAACTAGTTAATTTCTCAGGATCTTCACTTTCAGGAATTTCAATTGTTATTGTTACGGTTTTATGTTTTAATAATTTTGGCAGTAAATTTTCTATGCCCGGATCAGAGGTTCTTAGATTAATCCTAATATATTCTGAAAGCTTATTATATGAATTATTCCAAATTTCCCACATAACTCTATTATTTACAAATTTTTGATTTAATTCTCTTATTATTTTTTCGGGGCCATTATCAAAAAAAAATTTAACTTTCACTTTACTAATGTTTGCACGTATATCATTTAACATAGGGTATGGATTGTTAAACTTTGCTTTGTAATGGTATTCTAAGTTAAAACCCATATAAGAGGTTTCTTTGCCGTCTTTAATATCCTTTAAAGTGGTAAAACTAAGACGACTTAATTGTTCATCTTCTCCTATAAAGATAGTAGAAAAACCCCCTTCATCAGCACTAAGAGTTTGAAAAAAGGATATGTGCGTATCTGTTTTGCCTTTCTTATGATAATATTTTTCCATATATCCCTTGTATTGAGATTGATCATAAGAAAAACTTATTGTTACTTTTAAAAATAATAAAAATAATAAAAATATTTGTTTTTGATTCATATAAATGCTCCTTTTTGGATATTTGAAATGTTTGGTTTTTATATTAATAAATATTGTAAATATAGGGCAGTTGTTAATAGGTATAAAGAAATTAATAATTTATGTTAATTGAATTAACAAATTGCTTTACTATTTAGAGTAACAATTTGTTAATTTTGTTATTTTAGGAGAATTTTCTTGAAAAGAGCCAAAAGGTCTTTTGATGATTATGTTGCATATTTTAGAGAAGGATTGTTAGATGATAGGGAAATAGCGGATAAATTGGGGGTTTCTAGGGTAAATGTGTGGAGGATGAGGAAAAAATGGGAAAGTGGAGAAAGTGTTGTTAACCAAGACTCTAGAGTAACAATTAGTGAAGATACTTTAGAACACCTTTTATCACAAACTTTTAAATCAGAAGTTAACGCTAGGAAAGTTATAAGTGAATTAGATATAGAGTGTGCTAATTTAAAATTAGGATTTATACGTGCATTTAAGCAATATTCTAGTGTTGAACTTACTGGTATGCGAACTAAAATAGAAAATTTAAGAGCCGAAATTGATGCTTTAAATAAAGCAAGTAGTAAAAAAAACAAGCAAGTTGTTAATGGAGAAATTAATTCTTTAAAAAGCGAGCTTGATGAATATATAAAGGAGTGTTCAATAAGAGAAATGGAGCTTTACTATGAATGTATGAAAAAACTTACAACTGCTAATGAGGCTGAAAGCAAAAGCAACTACAAAAATAGTAAAGGGCACAAGTGAACTTATATCAAACAAAACTTTTTACAACACTACAAAAGGAATACAAAAATAAATATGGAGTTGATATATCACAATTTGTAAAGCTAACAAATTCTTCAATTAATTTTGATAAGTTTGAAGAAAAACAGTTAACTTTAAAACAAAAAAATGTGATAAAAAGTATTAAAAAGAATAATGAAAAAAAGATTATACTCAGCGGCGGCATAGCTAGCGGCAAAACGTATCTTGCATGCTATCTTTTTCTCAAAAGTTTAATTGAAAATAAAAAGTTATATTCTAGCGATACGAATAATTTTATTATTGGGAATTCACAACGCTCAGTTGAAGTTAATGTTTTGGGACAATTTGAAAAGCTATGTAA of the Borreliella burgdorferi B31 genome contains:
- a CDS encoding DUF603 domain-containing protein translates to MKRAKRSFDDYVAYFREGLLDDREIADKLGVSRVNVWRMRKKWESGESVVNQDSRVTISEDTLEHLLSQTFKSEVNARKVISELDIECANLKLGFIRAFKQYSSVELTGMRTKIENLRAEIDALNKASSKKNKQVVNGEINSLKSELDEYIKECSIREMELYYECMKKLTTANEAESKSNYKNSKGHK